A genome region from Euphorbia lathyris chromosome 4, ddEupLath1.1, whole genome shotgun sequence includes the following:
- the LOC136227384 gene encoding protein CROWDED NUCLEI 1-like, protein MLRKKEDEMSCRQANLVLKEGMFFPLSALYILYICLDFSLWFLQEFDATRKKLVIKEEELRVLEEKLNDREKKLIDEHNAVLDGNIQEFELEAEQKSLDEELKGKVIELEKKEAEIKHVEEKRQLTADKEEFLNLKAELEKIRAATEEQLLKIREEKNRLKVNEEKRAEYVRLQSRLKEEIEKCRLQEQQLSKEVEDLKQQKQNFEKEWEDLESYSLKCGKTLTSSVTLARN, encoded by the exons ATGttgagaaagaaagaagatgaaatgAGCTGCAGACAGGCTAACCTAGTTCTAAAAGAAGGCATGTTTTTTCCTCTTTCTGCATTGTACATTCTTTATATATGTCTTGACTTTTCTCTTTGGTTTCTGCAGGAATTTGATGCCACAAGAAAGAAATTAGTAATAAAAGAGGAAGAATTACGTGTTCTGGAAGAGAAGCTGAATGACAGAGAAAAG AAGCTAATTGATGAACACAATGCCGTTTTGGATGGAAATATACAAGAATTTGAGctggaagctgagcaaaaatCTCTAGATGAGGAACTGAAAGGCAAAGTTATTGAACTGGAGAAGAAGGAAGCTGAAATCAAGCATGTGGAGGAGAAACGTCAACTGACTGCTGATAAAGAGGAGTTTTTGAATCTCAAGGCTGAACTTGAGAAGATAAGAGCTGCCACTGAAGAACAGCTATTAAAAATTCGTGAAGAGAAGAATCGGCTCAAAGTAAATGAAGAAAAGAGGGCTGAGTATGTTCGCTTGCAATCCAGACTGAAAGAGGAGATAGAGAAGTGCAGGCTTCAGGAGCAGCAGCTTTCGAAGGAGGTTGAAGACTTAAAGCAGCAAAAGCAGAATTTTGAGAAAGAGTGGGAAGACCTGGAGAGCTACAGCTTGAAATGCGGGAAGACATTGACAAGCTCGGTGACCTTAGCAAGAAACTGA